In Gallus gallus isolate bGalGal1 chromosome Z, bGalGal1.mat.broiler.GRCg7b, whole genome shotgun sequence, one DNA window encodes the following:
- the TAL2 gene encoding T-cell acute lymphocytic leukemia protein 2 has protein sequence MTRKIFTNTRERWRQQNVNSAFAKLRKLIPTHPPDKKLSKNETLRLAMRYINFLVKVLGEPGLQQTAVAARGSILGFLQQAPCLQSMEELTLIESCGASSPGMSSNMAECWSETSSP, from the coding sequence ATGACCAGGAAGATCTTCACCAACACCAGGGAGCGATGGAGGCAGCAAAATGTCAACAGCGCCTTTGCCAAGCTGAGGAAACTTATTCCCACCCATCCACCGGACAAAAAACTGAGCAAGAATGAGACACTACGGCTAGCCATGAGATACATCAACTTCCTTGTCAAGGTGCTGGGAGAGCCAGGCCTGCAGCAGACAGCAGTGGCAGCACGAGGCAGCATCCTGGGGTTCCTCCAGCAAGCCCCATGCTTGCAGAGCATGGAGGAGCTGACTCTCATTGAAAGCTGTGGTGCTTCATCTCCTGGCATGAGCAGCAACATGGCAGAATGCTGGTCAGAGACTTCATCTCCTTAG
- the TMEM38B gene encoding trimeric intracellular cation channel type B isoform X1 yields MELGQVPLLFSRLPMFPFFDLAHYMASVMALKEQRGAVEVSIRSPVACWFSAMLCCFGGSVLSSLMLGEPPVAFLAKTTNILLASSVWYLVFYCPQDKFYQCFAFLPLRLLVAGMKEVTRTWKIVAGVAHADSHFEDAWLVMVAVGWARGAGSGLISNFEQLVRGVWKPETNELLKMSYPVKVTLIGAVLFTLQHSQYLPIARHNLMFVYTIFLVVSKVTMMLTRSTASPFAPIEAALSHMFFGLQKPPSKVKGESASSSNGSSVCDQSSSEQPRDGVKKRQAKKTE; encoded by the exons ATGGAGCTGGGGCAGGTGCCGCTGCTCTTCTCCCGCCTGCCCATGTTCCCCTTCTTCGACCTGGCGCACTACATGGCCTCCGTCATGGCGCTGAAGGAGCAGCGGg gagctgtggaagtgtcAATCCGCAGTCCAGTTGCTTGCTGGTTTAGTGCTATGCTTTGCTGCTTTGGTGGATCTGTTTTGTCTTCCTTGATGCTTGGAGAACCTCCAGTAGCATTTTTGGCAAAGACCACGAATATTCTACTGGCATCTTCAGTCTG GTATCTTGTGTTTTACTGCCCACAAGACAAATTCTACcagtgctttgcatttctgcctCTTCGGCTTCTGGTTGCAGGAATGAAAGAAGTGACTAGGACTTGGAAAATAGTGGCTGGCGTTGCGCATGCAGACAGTCATTTTGAAGATGCCTGGCTTGTCATGGTAGCTGTGGGCTGGGCCAGAG GAGCTGGTAGTGGCCTAATCTCCAACTTTGAGCAGTTGGTGAGAGGAGTGTGGAAACCTGAAACCAATGAACTACTGAAGATGTCCTA cCCTGTGAAGGTAACTTTGATAGGAGCAGTTCTCTtcactctgcagcacagccagtaCTTGCCAATAGCAAGACACAACCTTATGTTTGTTTACACCATCTTTCTAGTAGTTTCCAAG GTAACAATGATGTTGACAAGATCTACAGCTTCTCCATTTGCTCCCATTGAGGCTGCACTAAGCCATATGTTCTTCGGCTTGCAAAAACCACCATCCAAAGTGAAGGGTGAAAGTGCTTCATCTTCCAATGGATCTTCAGTCTGTGACCAGTCATCCTCTGAGCAGCCCCGTGATGGTGTTaagaagagacaggcaaagaaaacagaataa
- the TMEM38B gene encoding trimeric intracellular cation channel type B isoform X2, whose translation MPGAVEVSIRSPVACWFSAMLCCFGGSVLSSLMLGEPPVAFLAKTTNILLASSVWYLVFYCPQDKFYQCFAFLPLRLLVAGMKEVTRTWKIVAGVAHADSHFEDAWLVMVAVGWARGAGSGLISNFEQLVRGVWKPETNELLKMSYPVKVTLIGAVLFTLQHSQYLPIARHNLMFVYTIFLVVSKVTMMLTRSTASPFAPIEAALSHMFFGLQKPPSKVKGESASSSNGSSVCDQSSSEQPRDGVKKRQAKKTE comes from the exons ATGCCAG gagctgtggaagtgtcAATCCGCAGTCCAGTTGCTTGCTGGTTTAGTGCTATGCTTTGCTGCTTTGGTGGATCTGTTTTGTCTTCCTTGATGCTTGGAGAACCTCCAGTAGCATTTTTGGCAAAGACCACGAATATTCTACTGGCATCTTCAGTCTG GTATCTTGTGTTTTACTGCCCACAAGACAAATTCTACcagtgctttgcatttctgcctCTTCGGCTTCTGGTTGCAGGAATGAAAGAAGTGACTAGGACTTGGAAAATAGTGGCTGGCGTTGCGCATGCAGACAGTCATTTTGAAGATGCCTGGCTTGTCATGGTAGCTGTGGGCTGGGCCAGAG GAGCTGGTAGTGGCCTAATCTCCAACTTTGAGCAGTTGGTGAGAGGAGTGTGGAAACCTGAAACCAATGAACTACTGAAGATGTCCTA cCCTGTGAAGGTAACTTTGATAGGAGCAGTTCTCTtcactctgcagcacagccagtaCTTGCCAATAGCAAGACACAACCTTATGTTTGTTTACACCATCTTTCTAGTAGTTTCCAAG GTAACAATGATGTTGACAAGATCTACAGCTTCTCCATTTGCTCCCATTGAGGCTGCACTAAGCCATATGTTCTTCGGCTTGCAAAAACCACCATCCAAAGTGAAGGGTGAAAGTGCTTCATCTTCCAATGGATCTTCAGTCTGTGACCAGTCATCCTCTGAGCAGCCCCGTGATGGTGTTaagaagagacaggcaaagaaaacagaataa
- the TMEM38B gene encoding trimeric intracellular cation channel type B isoform X3 yields the protein MLCCFGGSVLSSLMLGEPPVAFLAKTTNILLASSVWYLVFYCPQDKFYQCFAFLPLRLLVAGMKEVTRTWKIVAGVAHADSHFEDAWLVMVAVGWARGAGSGLISNFEQLVRGVWKPETNELLKMSYPVKVTLIGAVLFTLQHSQYLPIARHNLMFVYTIFLVVSKVTMMLTRSTASPFAPIEAALSHMFFGLQKPPSKVKGESASSSNGSSVCDQSSSEQPRDGVKKRQAKKTE from the exons ATGCTTTGCTGCTTTGGTGGATCTGTTTTGTCTTCCTTGATGCTTGGAGAACCTCCAGTAGCATTTTTGGCAAAGACCACGAATATTCTACTGGCATCTTCAGTCTG GTATCTTGTGTTTTACTGCCCACAAGACAAATTCTACcagtgctttgcatttctgcctCTTCGGCTTCTGGTTGCAGGAATGAAAGAAGTGACTAGGACTTGGAAAATAGTGGCTGGCGTTGCGCATGCAGACAGTCATTTTGAAGATGCCTGGCTTGTCATGGTAGCTGTGGGCTGGGCCAGAG GAGCTGGTAGTGGCCTAATCTCCAACTTTGAGCAGTTGGTGAGAGGAGTGTGGAAACCTGAAACCAATGAACTACTGAAGATGTCCTA cCCTGTGAAGGTAACTTTGATAGGAGCAGTTCTCTtcactctgcagcacagccagtaCTTGCCAATAGCAAGACACAACCTTATGTTTGTTTACACCATCTTTCTAGTAGTTTCCAAG GTAACAATGATGTTGACAAGATCTACAGCTTCTCCATTTGCTCCCATTGAGGCTGCACTAAGCCATATGTTCTTCGGCTTGCAAAAACCACCATCCAAAGTGAAGGGTGAAAGTGCTTCATCTTCCAATGGATCTTCAGTCTGTGACCAGTCATCCTCTGAGCAGCCCCGTGATGGTGTTaagaagagacaggcaaagaaaacagaataa